The Canis lupus baileyi chromosome 11, mCanLup2.hap1, whole genome shotgun sequence genome includes a window with the following:
- the ATP5F1B gene encoding ATP synthase subunit beta, mitochondrial, giving the protein MLGFVGRVAATSASGALRGLGPSPLPQVKVLLRASPAALQSARDYATQTSPSPKAGAATGRIVAVIGAVVDVQFDEGLPPILNALEVQGRETRLVLEVAQHLGESTVRTIAMDGTEGLVRGQKVLDSGAPIKIPVGPETLGRIMNVIGEPIDERGPIKTKQFAAIHAEAPEFVEMSVEQEILVTGIKVVDLLAPYAKGGKIGLFGGAGVGKTVLIMELINNVAKAHGGYSVFAGVGERTREGNDLYHEMIESGVINLKDATSKVALVYGQMNEPPGARARVALTGLTVAEYFRDQEGQDVLLFIDNIFRFTQAGSEVSALLGRIPSAVGYQPTLATDMGTMQERITTTKKGSITSVQAIYVPADDLTDPAPATTFAHLDATTVLSRAIAELGIYPAVDPLDSTSRIMDPNIVGNEHYDVARGVQKILQDYKSLQDIIAILGMDELSEEDKLTVSRARKIQRFLSQPFQVAEVFTGHMGKLVPLKETIKGFQQILAGEYDHLPEQAFYMVGPIEEAVAKADKLAEEHS; this is encoded by the exons cCAGAGACTATGCCACCCAAACATCTCCTtcgccgaaggcaggcgctgccACCGGGCGCATCGTGGCGGTCATTGGTGCAGTGGTGGATGTCCAGTTTGATGAAGGACTACCACCCATCCTAAATGCCCTGGAAGTGCAAGGCAGGGAGACCAGGCTGGTTTTGGAGGTGGCCCAGCATTTGG GTGAAAGCACAGTGAGGACTATTGCCATGGATGGCACGGAAGGCTTGGTTAGAGGCCAGAAAGTCCTGGATTCTGGTGCACCAATCAAAATTCCTGTTGGTCCTGAGACCTTGGGCAGAATCATGAACGTCATTGGAGAACCTATTGATGAGAGAGGTCCCATCAAAACCAAACA ATTTGCAGCTATTCATGCTGAAGCCCCTGAGTTTGTGGAAATGAGTGTTGAGCAGGAAATTCTGGTAACTGGTATCAAGGTTGTGGATCTGCTGGCTCCCTATGCCAAGGGTGGCAAAATTG GGCTGTTTGGTGGTGCTGGAGTTGGCAAGACAGTACTGATCATGGAGTTAATCAACAATGTCGCCAAAGCCCATGGTGGTTACTCTGTGTTTGCTGGTGTTGGTGAAAGGACCCGTGAAGGCAATGACTTATACCATGAAATGATTGAGTCTGGTGTTATCAACTTAAAAGATGCTACCTCCAAG GTAGCGCTGGTGTACGGTCAAATGAATGAACCGCCTGGCGCTCGCGCCCGGGTGGCTCTGACTGGACTGACTGTTGCCGAATACTTCAGAGACCAAGAGGGTCAAGATGTACTGCTCTTTATCGATAACATTTTCCGCTTCACCCAGGCTGGCTCTGAG gtgTCTGCTTTATTGGGCAGGATCCCTTCTGCTGTGGGCTATCAGCCTACCTTGGCCACTGATATGGGTACCATGCAGGAAAGAATCACCACCACCAAGAAGGGATCTATTACCTCTGTACAG GCTATCTATGTGCCTGCTGATGACTTGACTGACCCTGCCCCTGCAACTACTTTTGCCCATTTGGATGCTACCACTGTGCTGTCCCGTGCTATTGCTGAGTTGGGCATCTATCCAGCAGTGGATCCTCTGGATTCTACCTCTCGAATCATGGATCCCAACATTGTTGGAAATGAGCATTATGATGTTGCTCGTGGGGTACAAAAGATTCTGCAG GACTACAAATCTCTCCAGGACATCATTGCCATCCTGGGTATGGATGAACTTTCTGAGGAAGACAAGTTGACTGTGTCCCGTGCACGGAAAATACAGCGTTTCTTGTCTCAGCCATTCCAAGTAGCTGAGGTTTTCACAGGTCATATGGGGAAGCTGGTACCTCTGAAGGAGACCATCAAAGGATTCCAGCAGATTTTGGCAG gtGAATATGACCATCTTCCAGAACAGGCCTTCTATATGGTGGGACCCATTGAAGAAGCTGTGGCAAAAGCTGACAAGCTGGCTGAAGAGCATTCATGA